GCACAGCGAAGTTGGTTCGGATAGCTTGACGGGAGGAGACACGGATGGTGGCGAGGAATGACATAGTGATGGTATTGATGTTGAGGTGAGTATGGATAGAATGATAGAGTAACGATTGTGCAAGCCAAGGTAGATTTTGAAATATGGAAGAAAAGTATTTGAGACCAAGTAATTGGAAGTTCTTTCCGGCAAATTTAAGAGAGCAGGTCTTCATCTGGTTCTGGGCTCCTGATGCTAGATGACATCATCAGGTTGGTAGATCTACGGGACAAATATGGAGTACACAGCTTGTACTAGTGCAGTCTAGAGAATCTCGTCAAGACTATTCTTTCCGCTTTTTCAAAAGCCTTGGGGCTTTTGACATGCTCCGTGAGAACTGTTGTTTTGGATATTCTACGTCGACATAGAATCTCGCGTAAAAAGTGTTCAGACTTGCGCACTTTCTGAACTGAATTTGATTCTCCTGATTTTAACAAAATAGTTGTCAATACAAGTGGTAGCCTTCTAGACAGAAAAATTTCATAGTGCGTTAAAAATACTTTAATTGCGAGATAGGAACATCATAGGTGAAACGATCTATATGCTTTAGATATGATCTAGAAATCTACGGAAAATGGCTTCCTCCGTGTTAGTTTTAATCGGTTTCCTTGGCCGAAATAGTCGTCTAAACTTCAAAACCGTGGACTATACATTGGGAGGGTGGTTGTGAGCACATTGTCGCTGATGTGGCAGCATTGGAGGATGCACCTAGTTCGGGGAAAAACAATTATCTACATTTTGAAGCGCtccatgaaaaaaaaactcatGACTCATTAGAAGACTAACTTAGCGACTGGATCTCAGGCACAGAGAAGCAGCTCCATATATCCATAAAGCTAACAGATTCTGTTTGTATGCACGGTAAGAGCGCTTGTGTAGACCGGGGAGCTGCTGAATGGATGCACGAGGTTCCTATTGGCCTCCGCCATTTTACAGCTAAGCTTTTTCCTCAATATCAAATCGGATCTGCATGCTAGACTTCTTCCAGACAACGATGCTGGGGATACGATATGTACCTCTGGGGAATGCTGATAAAACAATAGCAGCCACTCCCTTACCAAGCTCTGTGCCTAGAATGGCCTTATATTCGGGGGGATCGAAATTCCAGATTACTTGATTTACTGATGTAGGAGATAGCTGAAACCCTTGGGAACCAGGTGGCTGGGGTTTGGCCCAAATTGTGTGTATAACGTTCCTGGTATCTTCGTTGATGAAATTTTCGAGGTAGATGTGTCTCAAGAGATTCCGGGCAACATGAACATCGTACTGTGCAAGGGCGACTTGGCTCCACCAAGGTCCATCATATCTGGCAACGTTTCTGAGGATGATAACTCCCATTGCAGTCGTGATATGATATAAGTTAGTTCCACTTTTCGGGTGCGCAAAGACCGAGTTCTTTGAGATCTTGACATCGTGATAGTCTTCATTACCTACAGGGAGACCACAGCCCTCGAGGTCCTCTTGAATAGCTGGGGGTCTTGGGACCCAGCGGTTAAAATTTACTGTCCATCTTTCGAACCGGTGTTTGGCATGGGTCAAGCTTTCAAATTCAAAATCTGGTGGCTGCACTGTACAGTTAGGCTCGTTTGCATCATCGATCCATCTTTGTCGCAAGTGTCCCCACATCTCGCGTTCGCCATACTGATAATCGGTCCATTCGAGATTCTTTCGTCACGGGAGCATGATTGTTCAGTTTGCTACAGTCCAGCTCTGGTCCGCCATTATAGGCACGCGGCCTGGCGTCTTGCTTCCTCAAGACACTTCGTCGCCGGGCAATCCAGTTTTGGGCAAACGCAAACGGGATAACACCTTCCAGAGTGATCTTCCAAAGCAAATTTCCTTGAAAAATCTTCCGGACTCGGTCTACTATGGCGATGTTGAAATTTTCTACTTGAAAGACATTTAAAGTAAACGCGATGTGCTCTGTGCCATCATCGAGTTTCGCAATCTCAAAGGTCGACCGGAAGGTGCGGACGGGTAAGTTGAAATTTTGATTTGAATTTCTCATGGAGCAACGTCAATACTGATCCTTGCCAATAGAACCAAATTCTTCATGCACGGCGATTATCGATTGGCATATTGCCCGATAGCTCAAATCACTGCCTTCGCTTTCCACGATGGGGCTTTTGCCAATACCGACCTCACACTAGAGCTCATTTGGCGGCTACGAGTTTCAAGGGGCATTCCATCTCTTCCCCTCCGGTGGAAGCCCGAAGTTCTTAATGTACCCTTCCTTCGATGTATTGAACGCACCCCATACGGCTACGGACTCGATGGATCTTTGCCAATGACTTATGATTCAAATCGGCATGCGCTCAAGGAGTTGGGTCGAGATGCTAGATTCGAAGACGATGTTGGACAATACAATTTCCGCCGCTGGACGGCAAATGAAGTCAACAGTATGTTACATGCCGAACGCGATATGATGGATCCATGTTCGCTACTATAGATGGAATTTCTTGCAACAGAGCTAACTATCTGTAAAATCCTTCGCCGCTGAAGCTTAAATCTTGGAATCGGGTTAGCTCGCAGTTTAGACAATCGTTCCTCTTAGGATTAAAGAGGAACAGCCATATGTGGCTCGAACGAGTTATCAAAGCGCCCGGTCAAATACAAACATACGGTGAATAGCGAAAAGGGCAGCAGAACATAGCACACACAAAGAAACGTTGAGCGACTTTAGAACCGGGCTCTTAAGTCTAGGTGAGAATATACCTTGGCTAGTCCGTATAGTATGCTAACGAGTGGCATGGCTGAAAATCTGCCAGGATATATAACAAGGCAAAGATGAAATTCTCACTGGTAGACGTGGGGTTGCGACAGGGGTATAAGGGAATGCACGGACATTGGAGCAAGTGGAGACTAATAAGCCAATAAAATCTAATAAACACCATCTTTCCTTTCTACTAAGGTGATTATTGAAAAGAATAGGTTTCCCTACACAAGTAAAACATTTATACTGCCAACAACTTGACTTCCTACTGGTTCATCATTATTCGAGTTCGTCGTGTGCAATGGTTAACACACTTCCAGGACCAACCAATACACCCGAACTCCACAATCATTTTTTCTTGAAGGGCACTTCGTTTCCTGACTCCACTATGACAAGAGCTCAAACACGTTGAACCGGCCTCGAACGCCGCCGAAAATGAGCGGCCTCTCAATGCTTCAACACCGCCGCACTTAATTGCGTTTGCTCGTCTTGTTCTGGTCTAAACCCAGCCAACTGTTTTCCTGGTTAACCTACGATATACTGGTTTAGGAAGCTATTTTCATTTATCGCCCCTCCCATGGGCTATCCGGAAATTAGTCTAGCCGAGAGCGAGCGAGACTCTGTTCAGCATTCAGAGTGCCACTAGTCCAAACCAGGCTACTAGTTGTTAAGTCAAAACGAATGACTGTCACAATTTTTCGAGTCCAATGCCCTTTTTGAAAACACATTGTGAATAAATGTCCATGCACTGCCGGCATCATCACCGAAATGAGATTGTCCACTTGGTAAAGTCCTGGAGGACCTGGTGGCACTAGGGTCTCCCTTGCCCTGGACGCCGGGGAGTATTGGACAGAGACCAAGCTCTGTACCCGACAGTATCATAGCCATAATCGCAACTTTTACATCAAGGCTATTACCAGTACTGGTAACACCTTGCGGGAAGGCACCTCAACTGATACTTATCAGACGTTTACTGCCACGGATGGCTTTGCGGTTATGGGTTTCAAGAGACAAGGCGAGGACGAGATTGAGCAATTGGCTTTGGTATACGCAGCATAACAAGGAACATGAAAAGCGATTACCTTACGTGTGAATCCAAATTTGTGGTGAATATTCATGTGTTCCTTTGCCATTTTGGCCAATCGTGTCAAGTCATGATTTATGCTAGGTATGTTCCAAACGCCGTGGTATCTCTCAGAAATCTGCCCTTATGCATCGCGTTGTGTAATGaagccaaaaagaaagagaccTTTAATCAATCATATCTTCTGGGAGAACATCATTCGGGTTCTCCCCAACCGCTTGTCCCACCAGGCGCACGACGCGCTTGATTGCCTTGGATGCGGGACTGTCCGGGAAGTTATCCACAAAGCTCTCACCAAAGTCGCATGCCATTCCAACGCGAGGATCCAGAGGGACAGAGCCTAGGAAAGGAATGCCCATTTTCTTCGCAAGCCGGCGACCGCCGCCAGTTGTCGCTCGGAAGATTTGCGACTCGTGGGTGCAGTTAGGACAGACAAATCCAGACATGTTCTCTACCAAGCCCAACACCTTGATGCCAGCCTTGCGGCAGAAGTCGACCTCTTTGCGAACATCCAGCAATGAGACCTCCTGCGGGGTAGTCACGACCACGGCACCGTCAACGCCAGACTCTTTCAGCAAAGAGTTGACGGACAGATGCTCGTCAGAGGTCCCGGGAGGCGTATCGACAATCAAATAATCTAGCTCGCCCCAGTCCACATCTTTGAGGAATTGCTTGATCAGTCCGTTCTTCTTGGGCCCGCGCCAGATCACCGCATCGTCCCGGTTGGGTAGCATGAACTGCACGCTCATCGCACCCAGATTATCTGTCACCCAGACGGGACTCCAGCCGGCGTTACTAATGTGAATAGTCTCTGACTCCACGCCCATCATCTTGGGGATCGACGGCCCGCAGATATCGGTGTCCATGATGCCGACAGTGGAGTCTGGGTTGGCGGCGAAGGCGTGTGCGAGGAGGGTTGAGAACGTAGATTTGCCCACTCCTCCCTTTCCGGAGAGAACAAGGATCTTGTGTCGTATCTGGGAGAGTCGTTCGGTGATGATTGGGATGTCGGGGTCGGGGCCTTTGGGCGCAGTGGCGCAGATCTGTTGGTTTGGGCAACCGGCACAGGCATCGCCTTGACCAGCTTGCTCAGATTCAGGGCCTGGGCAGTGTTCTGTAGAGAATGAGTGTGTGTGTTCTGTTAGTGAATCTGCGCATGCTTACCTGGTTCGGGAGCGACAAGGCTGGGTGTCACCTTGGACGACACTGCTAGGGACTCTTCAGCGAATTCCTCCACGTAGGGCGCCATTTTAGATTGCGGCTCCGTGTGGCAAAGCAAATGAGGCCAAGCGACGGAAAATCAGAAAATGGATGTTACGTAGTCGCAAGAAACAGAGAAATTCGACGTCCGGTGGCGGATTGATGCTTGATAAGCGGGGATGACTAAAAACCCGCTGCGATTGGCGGGGCAAGGCGTATCTGCGGTGTCGGAGCCCTTGCAAGCAAAGCAAAGTGTATGAAAGTCGAAAGTGAGATACTCctttcaacatcatcactATACTATATGGCTAAGATTTGTAACAGTCAAGAATCACGGGTATATCGTACCATTAACGGAGAGATGAAGTAAAGAATTAAGGATGGGTGGAGAATCCAACATGCATAACCAACCACTATGGATGATGCATACCCAAATATCTCTTGTGTCCATTTGCCAAGCCCATCATATCTCCATTATTAAGTGTATTCATACCTGCAGTACATTGACTGGCCTCCAGCGAGACATTTAAGATAATGGCCGAATGAGCATCGGCCGATGCCCCGAAGTGCTCCCGCAGCACCACAGTCAACAGAGAGGAACAGTATGATATATGGAATTTCTTGCTCAGTCGAGCTCAAATCACTTCTTCAACCTAAGAAGGTCGGATTTTGTCTGCCCCCCTTCTTGCTTCTCCTGTGGGGTTTGTTCAAGCGCAGACCCGGTCGAACTGGCAAGGAACTCAGCGCCAGCTAGATCTACAAACACAAGTTTCTCTGAGTCTTTTAAGTGAGCTTCAAACTCGGCATTTTAATGCCTCTGCAGCATTTACGGCTGCTTGATCCACTTGATATTCAGGATTTGGAACGAGTCCTCCCTCTTCTGTCGGGACAATTGCGCGATGTAGTTCCTCGATATAAGCATCTGTTGCATGTTTTCGCAGGAACAAGCTCAGATTGCCCCTCAAACACCTTGTCGCGCGCCTTGAGAAGCTCCTTGGAAACGAGTTCTAGTTCGATCATGGCATGCGTGCGCGAGCTTTGATCGTTCACTGTCGATGCCGTAGTGTTGCGGTGTTTTAAGCCTTTTTGAAGTACCCTATGCAGTTCTTCATACCTCCAATACGTCTTCGTAGCAATTGCTCAGACTCCCAATTTCCCATTTGTGAGATGATTGGCGCAACAATACGGTTGAATACCAATTGGGTTTCAACATCCCATTCAATGATCCCATCAAATATGGATCCACTCTTCTATGATTTTTTTCGGACATAAAGTGCTTTTAGCTTGCAAAGGTGAAGTAATGGAGGTGCATGACGATCAATTGCTGTGATGCTGGCCATACTCCCGTTGTACTTCTCCCGTTTCGGCCTCGCTCGAATTGAGAAGTCGCCATCTCATCCAGACTTTATACATTCACATTCCTTACATGTGAGTACTCTGGAGTTTGAAGGCGAATAAACACGAGGATATAGGCTCCAGGTCTGCCTCGGGGCCTCAAGGCAGCACCTTCCAGCGGGGCAAGGCATCAGTTCGATCAACACGGGACCGTTTAAGCCAGGTCTTGAAGTCTCTATCGTTGTGACTTCCTTGGTTTTATGTATATGACACTGGGATGGATCCCACAAAGCTGAAATAAGCACTAAACAAGTCTTAGAGGACGCCAGAGTACATGTGTTGTCGTTTGTACGCCTGTTCAGGCCGAGGCGGGTTAATTTACATTTTGGGAATCCAAGTCTTACCCGTGAAAACATGAAACTACTCGATAACAAGTAGCCCCACAGGGTTAAAAGGCTTCCGAGCCCTGTCAGCACTTAACTAGGGGACAAGAGTCTTGATCTAGAACCTCTACTGCAGTAGGATAGACGTGGCCTAGTGGAACAGACcccatgacccgaacctattcgtgttcgacctgccggagtgatgcagcaagtagacctggcagtcctggtgatacagggactcggtgactcggggagctggatgaagaagtggaggtagagaagtgaagaagtggaaggtgcattgcagagaaagaaggggacactctgcgcccgcggggactacgggaaaccatctacaccgggcagatggattgactttctttacatttcttttgtcttgtttgcattacgccggccggtttgtggccttacttttcaggtggcaggacctcgagaaatcgagtcctgctcacagggtggatctgcatactgggaatgcaccaccatttatcgtcgggagcgggctctgggacgcaacccccgcatagcagcatgtatgtaaagcgagctaaatcgggtcaatgaattcatcatcatcatcatcgtggAACAGATCAAAAGGCTGCATCCAGGACCCTGCTAGGACAAGAAGCGGGGTCTCTGGGCTGCAGCTTAGATTGGATCACCTCTTGTCGCATATCGCGTAGTGAACACAACCTAGTGCGGTAGGGATATTGTAGTGCGCTACTAGAAGTACAACTATGCATTATCAACCCGTACATCGTACAACACGCAACACGCCACACAAAGGGTTTCAGTTCTGACCCCGATCATCAACCAGGGGTTTGAATTGGATGATGTCAAGTACCCCACTGGTCGTGGATCATCCCATTCGCCTGTGGAACCTACGGACACGATCACAATGCATTTTATATGTAGGCGGTAAGTGTACATGGGATAGGATGTGCCTTTGGAGCGCACAACTTGCACAGGCTGCCGCACTTGGAGAGAGTTTTTCCCAACAATCCGTATCGAAAAAGCGGACTAGAGCTACTTGGCGTTGGTTGATCAAGCCCccgtttctttcttcttccgctCCATTCGAAGGCGCGCATCTCTTGAAAGGCCTCACGAGTCTCAAGGGTTCCACTCTTGCTCGGGATTGATTTAAAAAAGAGATTGATCTCCTCAGtaatttcttctctttgtcttTCTAAAGAGAGAGACCTCCCTTGGACACAAAGGTGAACCTCTGTTTCCCCACTGACTAAGCGCAGTTCCGCCTTTTCGACTATCACATGCTTCTGTCGTCACATTCCGTCTCAACAGTTTTCACTCACTCAACACCTTTGTAAAGTGGCATACCATGGATCAAGGCCTTTCAACAGGGGCCCATCAAGATTTTGATGGACTACGTGAGAGAAACACACGCGTCGATTCAACAGTCGGTCGCGAGGCTTTACCAGCCGTTGGCGAAGTGGAGATTGAAGACAAAGATGGCAAAAAATCGAAGACCTTTGGGAGAACTCCCGATGGAACAGGTAAGCTTGTTCTGTGTTAGTTACGTTTAGAATTGAATAGAGGACTTAATTGGATGCACCAAAACCCTCCGTATCTTGTCAAGAGCCCGCTGCTAACCGGGTTCGATGCATGTTCATAGTGTTTACAGTTCCCCAGACTCATGACATGGTCTCCCAATTGCTTTTGCCTTCCGAACCAAAGAATTATGGTGATCTTGTGGTGTTGATTCTATTGGCGGGTCATATTTGGTTTCTCTGGGCACTCCCCGCAGGCGCCAAAATCCCGGTCTTTGCGGTCACCTACCTCTTCTGGCGCTTGGCTTACAATGCAGGAATCGGGTGGCTGCTTCACAATCAGTCGCACCACAAGACACTAATTCGATGGGCAGAGAAGACCAAAGTCTTTGTCAACCCAGCCACTGGGGAAAACCCCCACCCTAAATTGTATAATTGGATCAAGCGGGAACTGGAGACTAAGATCCCGCAGGATTACTCGTTCGACAATGCTCCAATTGAATACAACACCTGGCTTGTCTTTAGACGTCTGGTGGACTTGATTCTCATGTGTGACTTCACTTCTTACTGCCTTTTCGCGATAGCTTGTGGCCACCAACCCGTTGATGAGAGTGTGCTCATGACTGTCCTCCGGTGGTCCGCAGGTATTGTGTTAGTGCTGTTTAACCTCTGGGTCAAACTAGATGCGCATCGAGTGGTCAAGGACTATGCCTGGTATTGGGGTGATTTTTTCTACCTGATTGACCAAGAATTGACTTTCGACGGCGTGTTCGAAATGGCACCTCATCCCATGTACTCGGTTGGCTATGCGGGCTACTACGGAATCTCCCTTATGGCAGCCAGCTATAAAGTGCTGCTCATCTCGATCATTGCCCATGCAGCACAATTCATTTTCCTCGTTCTTGTGGAGAATCCACACATTGACAAAACTTATAATCCGCCACCACCCAGAAAGCGCTCACCTGCCTGTGTGGATTCTTCTTCCAACTTGCCCACCGATCTAGACACTCCGACAGCGCCAACTCCGTCTGAAGACCAGGCTCCCAACGCGACATTTTCGTATTCGGCCAAGCCGCCGCAGTCCGTGCACAACCTCTTGGGATTGCACAACTTGGATTTGTATAGAACCACGGATTCATCGATTGTGCTGGTTCAGCTTCTTGTATTCTCTATCACAACTTTGACACCGTCTACACCGGGGTATCAGTTGCTGTTTGTGGTCATTGCTGCTGCTTCCAGAATCTGGTATTCCGTAGGCGTTGGGTGTATCCTTCGGAACCAATCCAACACCAAGTCTTGGACAAGGCACTTCGTCAAGTATGGCGACACGCCGCAGGAAGCGTGGAACCAATGGAAGGGCACCTACCATCTCAGCATGGTCTTGTGTTACTCTAGCTTCATAGCTGCCGTGTGGAAGATGTACACACTCCCGGCCGATTGGGGATATGGCCTGGTTCTGTTCCGACATGTGCTCGGAGCTGGCCTGATCAGTCTGCAAATTTGGACTTCGGTCAGCATCTACGAGTCTCTCGGTGAATTTGGCTGGTTCTACGGGGATTTCTTCTTTGACGACTCACCCAAGCTCACCTATAATGGCATTTACCGCTTTCTCAACAACCCAGAGCGCGTTCTAGGCCTTGCAGGCGTGTGGGGTGCTGTTCTCATCACCAGTAGCGGAGCTGTCACTTTCCTCGCATTGCTGAGCCACATCCTTAGTCTGGCTTTCATTCAATTCGTCGAACGTCCTCATATGCAGAAGCTGTACGGTCGTAGTCTTCGCCAGGATGCGGGTCTCGTTAAGAGTCTGAAGCGGTCCCTGCCACCCTCTCTCAAGCACTTGCACGGAAGTGTGGACAAGATGTTCGACGACTCCTTCGAGTTCattgaggagatgcttgacAACGCCCGACCCAAACTCGCCGCGGGTGTCAACACTTTTGTTAAAGATACGACTGCGCTCTTCCAAAAGTACCCCGCTCGCGTCACCATTTCCCGAATTGATGCGGACCTGGCTGGATTCGATGTCCGCGATTATTCTCTATCCGTGGAAGGTACGAATGCTCTGCCATTCGAGGAGAGCGAAAAGAACAAGGGCCGTGAAGGTGTAAACGCGCGTATGCCCTTGGACCGCCGTGGTGATCTAAAGGACTTGACATTTGAATACGGCTCCCCGATCAAGGTCAAATGGACTGCCCCGCTCCACCACAGCAAGAAGGATTGGATTGGTCTTTACCGGGTCACAGACAACACATCACGAGAGGTCACTCGTGTATCATCGCAAGGCCGCTGGGTCGCAACCAATGAAGGCGCTTATGACAACTCGACCTGTGAAAAGGGGATCCTTACTAGTGATGTTGTTATCCCATCGACCGAGCGTCACGGCCAGGAGCCCTGCGAGTTCGCATCTGGCGAGATTCTTCTTTCTGGCGACAAGCTCTTCTGGACCCAGGGTGTCTTTGAACTTCGCTATCATCACAACGGCATGCACAATGTCATGGCTATCTCGAGACCATTTGAGATTCGCATTCGCCGGTCGGATGAGGATGAAACTATTGCCAATGTGGATTCTCTCGTGGAACCGGCTGTTGAGAATGCTCTGTTGCCCGTCGTTCGTAACTGTTTCGATCGTGATCCTGAAATCGCTCCGGAGACTGTTGATGAGCAGTTTG
The nucleotide sequence above comes from Penicillium digitatum chromosome 1, complete sequence. Encoded proteins:
- a CDS encoding FluG domain-containing protein → MIVQFATVQLWSAIIGTRPGVLLPQDTSSPGNPVLGKRKRDNTFQSRPEGADGTKFFMHGDYRLAYCPIAQITAFAFHDGAFANTDLTLELIWRLRVSRGIPSLPLRWKPEVLNVPFLRCIERTPYGYGLDGSLPMTYDSNRHALKELGRDARFEDDVGQYNFRRWTANEVNSMLHAERDMMDPCSLL
- a CDS encoding Nucleotide binding protein Nbp35, putative, which gives rise to MAPYVEEFAEESLAVSSKVTPSLVAPEPEHCPGPESEQAGQGDACAGCPNQQICATAPKGPDPDIPIITERLSQIRHKILVLSGKGGVGKSTFSTLLAHAFAANPDSTVGIMDTDICGPSIPKMMGVESETIHISNAGWSPVWVTDNLGAMSVQFMLPNRDDAVIWRGPKKNGLIKQFLKDVDWGELDYLIVDTPPGTSDEHLSVNSLLKESGVDGAVVVTTPQEVSLLDVRKEVDFCRKAGIKVLGLVENMSGFVCPNCTHESQIFRATTGGGRRLAKKMGIPFLGSVPLDPRVGMACDFGESFVDNFPDSPASKAIKRVVRLVGQAVGENPNDVLPEDMID
- a CDS encoding Phosphatidylethanolamine N-methyltransferase translates to MDQGLSTGAHQDFDGLRERNTRVDSTVGREALPAVGEVEIEDKDGKKSKTFGRTPDGTVFTVPQTHDMVSQLLLPSEPKNYGDLVVLILLAGHIWFLWALPAGAKIPVFAVTYLFWRLAYNAGIGWLLHNQSHHKTLIRWAEKTKVFVNPATGENPHPKLYNWIKRELETKIPQDYSFDNAPIEYNTWLVFRRLVDLILMCDFTSYCLFAIACGHQPVDESVLMTVLRWSAGIVLVLFNLWVKLDAHRVVKDYAWYWGDFFYLIDQELTFDGVFEMAPHPMYSVGYAGYYGISLMAASYKVLLISIIAHAAQFIFLVLVENPHIDKTYNPPPPRKRSPACVDSSSNLPTDLDTPTAPTPSEDQAPNATFSYSAKPPQSVHNLLGLHNLDLYRTTDSSIVLVQLLVFSITTLTPSTPGYQLLFVVIAAASRIWYSVGVGCILRNQSNTKSWTRHFVKYGDTPQEAWNQWKGTYHLSMVLCYSSFIAAVWKMYTLPADWGYGLVLFRHVLGAGLISLQIWTSVSIYESLGEFGWFYGDFFFDDSPKLTYNGIYRFLNNPERVLGLAGVWGAVLITSSGAVTFLALLSHILSLAFIQFVERPHMQKLYGRSLRQDAGLVKSLKRSLPPSLKHLHGSVDKMFDDSFEFIEEMLDNARPKLAAGVNTFVKDTTALFQKYPARVTISRIDADLAGFDVRDYSLSVEGTNALPFEESEKNKGREGVNARMPLDRRGDLKDLTFEYGSPIKVKWTAPLHHSKKDWIGLYRVTDNTSREVTRVSSQGRWVATNEGAYDNSTCEKGILTSDVVIPSTERHGQEPCEFASGEILLSGDKLFWTQGVFELRYHHNGMHNVMAISRPFEIRIRRSDEDETIANVDSLVEPAVENALLPVVRNCFDRDPEIAPETVDEQFGSLVERDGKFAKRVVFAVHQMFGIELAPEVVKADGNVRNLAWRICNAKKVLAPYSMSRSNGTTTPLEESKE